A single region of the Novosphingobium sp. SL115 genome encodes:
- the radC gene encoding RadC family protein — translation MGAVKSGAGKTSTDGNDPSGHRARLRKRMMTGGEDALADHEVIEYLLMVARPRIDTKPIARSLIQRFGNLAGVLNADPQALALHPNMGETSAAALRIVALAARRLARTMVREQPVLSNWQALLDYLHIDMAHLTVERVRALYLNTQNMLILDHLVSEGTLDESAIYTREVIRKGLDVGAAAMILVHNHPSGSPQPSRADIQVTAKIAEAARVMGMVVHDHIIIGREGHVSLKSKGLI, via the coding sequence ATGGGTGCTGTCAAAAGTGGGGCCGGGAAAACCAGCACGGACGGCAACGACCCGAGTGGCCACCGCGCCCGTCTGCGCAAACGCATGATGACCGGCGGCGAAGACGCGCTGGCCGATCACGAAGTCATCGAATACCTGCTGATGGTAGCCCGGCCGCGTATCGATACCAAGCCAATTGCCCGTTCGCTCATCCAGCGCTTTGGCAACCTCGCAGGTGTGCTCAACGCCGATCCTCAGGCGCTGGCGCTGCATCCCAACATGGGTGAAACCAGCGCGGCGGCGCTGCGCATCGTGGCGCTGGCTGCGCGGCGGCTTGCCCGGACAATGGTGCGCGAACAGCCGGTCCTGTCAAACTGGCAGGCGCTGCTGGATTATCTGCATATCGACATGGCGCATCTGACTGTCGAGCGGGTGCGTGCGCTATATCTCAACACGCAAAATATGCTGATCCTCGACCATCTGGTCAGCGAAGGCACGCTGGATGAAAGCGCCATCTACACGCGCGAAGTCATCCGCAAAGGGCTGGACGTCGGAGCTGCCGCGATGATTCTTGTCCACAATCATCCATCAGGTTCGCCACAACCCAGCCGCGCCGACATTCAGGTAACAGCCAAAATTGCGGAAGCTGCGCGGGTCATGGGCATGGTGGTTCACGACCACATCATCATCGGACGCGAAGGCCATGTCTCTTTGAAGTCGAAGGGGTTGATCTGA
- a CDS encoding acyltransferase family protein: MQHRSEIEGLRALAVIPVVLFHADVPGFGGGFAGVDIFFVISGYLITATLVEHAADSGFGLRAFYERRLRRLVPALLPVLAVSTALASMLFIAEDWRKFGQALAASSVFAANFLFARSVDYFDDNEGFQPLLHLWSLAVEEQFYLLFPLAVTALVRQRPSWLLPVLSGVMGTSFLLAVILAASAPQIAFFMLPFRAWELMAGAICATPAFRAIEQTDGWRRGFRLVGIDTIGLGLILIGFVVIDRNTPVPGLAFALPVLGTALVILGNGRATLVNRLLSAAPVAALGSASYGIYLWHHPLLAFAGYIWFGPLPWPITACMLLLACGLGFASLHLIERPVRQGKRLGSHRVLIFVCVAGLGLAFAAGIAAYAVKPHGPVNAAADVPSRAFPDGPLPYIVYGDSHARQYVGALAERFGPGAVLTQSACLSLPGLANVPPENPDATACATMVEKLVTTVHERHVRTIYWAQRWDRELYPVSGNPSPGTVGGAGAPAFLAALRALAERLPADTSVVLIGNVPTAAAGAPQLAGGLARCQVYLNTTCPVQYPRKQAEGAAINHLLARIAATNVQMAFVDTTSVLCRDMACQIIDNAEDHGRAIYADGTHLTPWAAQAVVALFPAPTAQRN; this comes from the coding sequence TTGCAACATCGTAGTGAAATCGAAGGCCTGCGTGCGCTTGCGGTTATTCCGGTTGTCCTGTTCCATGCCGATGTTCCGGGCTTCGGCGGCGGATTTGCAGGCGTCGACATTTTCTTTGTCATCAGCGGCTACCTGATAACCGCCACTCTTGTTGAACACGCTGCAGACTCTGGCTTTGGCCTGCGCGCTTTCTATGAACGGCGTTTGCGGCGGCTTGTGCCTGCGCTTCTGCCAGTGCTCGCGGTCAGCACGGCCTTGGCCTCGATGCTGTTCATCGCCGAGGATTGGCGAAAATTCGGGCAAGCGCTGGCAGCGTCGTCCGTGTTCGCGGCAAATTTTCTGTTCGCCCGCAGCGTGGACTATTTCGACGACAACGAAGGCTTCCAGCCACTGCTGCACTTGTGGAGCCTTGCCGTGGAAGAGCAGTTCTATCTGCTGTTCCCACTGGCCGTGACAGCGCTTGTCAGGCAGCGCCCATCGTGGCTGCTGCCTGTTCTGTCCGGGGTTATGGGCACCAGCTTTCTGCTGGCCGTCATCCTTGCGGCCAGCGCGCCGCAGATCGCGTTCTTCATGCTGCCGTTCCGCGCGTGGGAACTGATGGCTGGCGCCATTTGCGCCACGCCAGCCTTTCGCGCCATTGAACAGACGGATGGCTGGCGTCGTGGCTTTCGGCTTGTTGGCATTGACACCATCGGCCTTGGCCTGATCCTGATCGGCTTTGTGGTGATCGATCGGAACACACCGGTGCCGGGCCTTGCCTTTGCTCTGCCCGTTTTGGGTACGGCACTGGTTATCCTTGGCAATGGTCGCGCAACACTTGTCAATCGTCTGCTGTCCGCCGCGCCCGTGGCCGCACTCGGCAGTGCGTCCTATGGCATCTATCTGTGGCATCATCCCCTGCTGGCCTTTGCCGGTTACATCTGGTTCGGCCCTTTGCCATGGCCAATAACGGCCTGCATGCTGCTGCTGGCATGTGGCCTTGGCTTTGCTTCGCTCCACCTGATCGAACGACCGGTACGGCAAGGCAAAAGGCTTGGTTCGCACCGCGTGCTGATTTTTGTGTGTGTCGCCGGGTTGGGGTTGGCCTTTGCGGCGGGCATTGCCGCTTACGCTGTAAAGCCTCACGGGCCTGTGAACGCGGCGGCAGATGTACCGTCGCGCGCCTTTCCCGACGGGCCGCTGCCTTATATCGTCTATGGTGACAGTCATGCCCGGCAATATGTCGGCGCGCTGGCTGAAAGGTTTGGCCCTGGCGCAGTTCTGACCCAGTCTGCCTGCCTTTCACTTCCCGGCCTTGCCAACGTGCCACCAGAAAACCCTGATGCCACCGCCTGCGCTACCATGGTGGAGAAGCTGGTCACCACTGTCCACGAACGCCATGTCAGGACAATCTATTGGGCGCAGCGCTGGGACCGTGAACTCTACCCGGTCAGCGGCAATCCCTCGCCCGGCACAGTGGGAGGAGCCGGGGCACCTGCGTTTCTCGCTGCGCTAAGGGCGCTGGCAGAGCGGCTTCCGGCAGATACTTCGGTCGTGCTGATCGGCAATGTTCCCACCGCAGCAGCGGGCGCGCCACAACTTGCTGGCGGCCTGGCCCGCTGCCAGGTCTATCTCAACACCACCTGCCCGGTGCAATATCCCCGCAAACAGGCCGAAGGGGCGGCCATCAATCATTTGCTGGCCCGTATTGCCGCCACCAACGTGCAGATGGCATTCGTCGATACCACATCGGTGCTGTGCCGGGACATGGCTTGCCAGATTATAGACAATGCGGAAGACCATGGCCGGGCGATTTACGCCGATGGCACACACCTTACCCCTTGGGCCGCGCAGGCAGTGGTGGCCCTGTTTCCCGCCCCCACCGCCCAGCGGAATTGA
- the purB gene encoding adenylosuccinate lyase has product MVPRYARPAMTAIWEPEARYRIWFEIEAHATEKLGELGVVPPSGAKALWDWWATNPSIDVEAIDAIEAVTKHDVIAFLDWVAKQVGPEARFMHQGMTSSDVLDTTLAVQLARAADLLIEDIDALLAAIKRRAFEHKYTPTIGRSHGIHAEPTTFGKKLSEAYAEFARCRVRLVAARAEVATCAISGAVGTFANIDPSVEEYVAEKLGLEVEPVSTQVIPRDRHAMFFATLGVIASSIERLAVEVRHLQRTEVLEAEEYFSPGQKGSSAMPHKRNPVLTENLTGLARMVRSAVTPALENVALWHERDISHSSVERFIGPDATITLDFALARLTSVVDKLVVYPERMQKNLDKMGGLVHSQRVLLALTQAGLERDTAYRLVQRNAMKVWESDGQLNLMELLKADEEVAAALTVEQIEDKFNLDYHFKAIDKIFARVFGAD; this is encoded by the coding sequence ATGGTCCCCCGCTACGCCCGCCCCGCGATGACTGCGATCTGGGAGCCTGAAGCCCGCTATCGCATCTGGTTTGAAATCGAAGCGCACGCGACCGAAAAGCTGGGCGAACTGGGTGTTGTTCCCCCCAGCGGTGCAAAGGCGCTGTGGGACTGGTGGGCCACCAATCCCAGCATCGATGTCGAAGCCATCGACGCAATCGAAGCGGTGACCAAGCATGACGTGATCGCGTTCCTTGACTGGGTGGCCAAACAGGTCGGCCCCGAAGCGCGCTTCATGCATCAGGGCATGACCAGTTCTGACGTGCTCGACACCACGCTGGCCGTGCAGCTTGCCCGCGCCGCCGATCTGTTGATCGAAGACATCGACGCACTACTGGCCGCGATCAAGCGCCGCGCGTTTGAACACAAGTACACCCCCACCATTGGCCGCAGCCACGGCATTCACGCCGAACCCACCACGTTCGGCAAGAAGCTGTCCGAAGCCTATGCCGAATTTGCCCGTTGCCGCGTGCGTCTTGTTGCCGCGCGAGCAGAAGTGGCCACTTGCGCGATTTCGGGCGCGGTCGGCACCTTCGCCAACATCGATCCGTCGGTCGAAGAATACGTCGCGGAAAAGCTGGGGCTGGAAGTCGAACCGGTTTCCACGCAGGTCATCCCGCGCGACCGCCACGCCATGTTTTTTGCCACACTGGGCGTGATCGCCAGCAGCATCGAACGCCTTGCGGTTGAAGTGCGCCATCTGCAGCGCACCGAAGTTCTGGAAGCGGAAGAATACTTCTCGCCCGGCCAGAAGGGTTCGTCGGCCATGCCGCACAAGCGCAACCCGGTGCTGACCGAGAACCTGACCGGCCTTGCCCGCATGGTCCGATCGGCCGTGACCCCGGCTCTGGAAAACGTGGCGCTGTGGCATGAGCGCGATATCTCGCACTCGTCGGTCGAACGCTTCATCGGCCCCGATGCCACGATCACGCTCGACTTCGCGCTGGCTCGCCTGACCTCGGTGGTCGACAAGCTGGTCGTCTATCCTGAACGGATGCAGAAGAACCTCGATAAGATGGGTGGCCTTGTCCACTCGCAGCGGGTTCTGCTGGCGCTGACGCAGGCCGGGCTGGAACGCGACACCGCCTATCGTCTGGTTCAGCGCAACGCGATGAAGGTGTGGGAATCGGACGGCCAGCTGAACCTGATGGAACTGCTGAAGGCAGATGAGGAAGTGGCTGCCGCACTGACGGTCGAACAGATCGAGGACAAGTTCAACCTCGACTATCACTTCAAGGCCATCGACAAAATCTTCGCCCGCGTCTTCGGCGCAGACTGA
- a CDS encoding DUF1049 domain-containing protein, translating into MRMLRTIFWVLVIAVLAAFTAANWQPVEVRIWEGLLLETRLPALVIIAFLLGLVPTWLLYRATRWRLLRRIANLEASLGSKAAPSLTSTSLEAAQSQQGIDQTSEKP; encoded by the coding sequence ATGCGGATGCTACGCACGATTTTCTGGGTGCTGGTGATCGCAGTGCTGGCCGCATTTACCGCTGCCAACTGGCAACCGGTCGAAGTGCGCATCTGGGAAGGGCTGCTGCTCGAAACCCGGCTTCCGGCGCTGGTAATCATCGCCTTCCTGCTTGGCCTTGTCCCGACATGGCTATTGTACCGCGCAACCCGCTGGCGTCTGCTGCGCCGCATCGCCAATCTTGAAGCCTCGCTTGGCAGCAAAGCCGCGCCATCCCTCACCTCAACCAGCCTTGAGGCCGCCCAGAGCCAGCAGGGTATCGACCAGACGAGCGAAAAACCGTGA
- the pyrF gene encoding orotidine-5'-phosphate decarboxylase, protein MSNPIYLALDLPRLDAAVALAQKVKGHVGGLKLGLEFFCAHGHHGVHELAKVGLPIFLDLKLHDIPNTVAGAMQSIHVLEPAIVTIHAGGGRAMMEDAKAAAGEHTKVVAVTVLTSLDDADLNAMGVAGSAHDQALRLADLAQEAGLDGIVCSGHEVAAIHKRWKNGYFVVPGLRPADGKLGDQKRSVTPRAARDAGASVLVIGRPISRAEDPVAAARAIEATL, encoded by the coding sequence GTGAGCAACCCGATCTACCTCGCCCTCGACCTTCCCCGTCTTGATGCCGCCGTGGCACTGGCGCAAAAGGTCAAGGGCCACGTCGGCGGCCTGAAGCTGGGCCTCGAATTCTTCTGCGCCCACGGCCATCATGGTGTGCATGAGTTGGCCAAGGTTGGCCTGCCAATCTTTCTCGATCTGAAGCTGCACGATATCCCCAATACCGTGGCGGGCGCGATGCAATCGATCCATGTTCTGGAGCCGGCCATCGTCACCATCCATGCCGGCGGTGGCCGCGCGATGATGGAAGATGCCAAGGCAGCGGCGGGCGAACACACCAAGGTTGTTGCCGTCACAGTTCTGACCAGCCTTGATGATGCCGATCTCAACGCCATGGGCGTGGCAGGGTCGGCCCACGATCAGGCGCTGCGGCTTGCCGATCTGGCGCAGGAAGCGGGCCTTGACGGCATTGTCTGTTCGGGGCACGAGGTTGCCGCCATCCACAAGCGCTGGAAGAACGGCTATTTCGTGGTGCCCGGCCTGCGTCCTGCTGATGGCAAGCTGGGCGATCAGAAGCGTTCTGTTACGCCGCGCGCCGCGCGTGATGCAGGCGCCAGCGTTCTGGTCATCGGTCGCCCGATCAGCCGGGCCGAAGATCCCGTGGCTGCAGCGCGCGCCATCGAAGCCACGCTTTGA
- a CDS encoding GNAT family N-acetyltransferase, with protein MIHFRRAGPEDVPALRSLVESCYRGDSARQGWTHEADLLNDERTSNAEVAHAVAATDMCVLLAEIDGKLAGTVSVTCVGKACAYLGMLCVAPALQAAGLGRALIAQAESVALQQFDAATMEMTVIDARPELIAWYERRGYARTGETRPFPVTYINGVAPPFTMVVLERSLR; from the coding sequence ATGATCCATTTTCGCCGAGCGGGGCCGGAAGATGTTCCGGCACTGCGCTCTCTGGTCGAATCCTGTTATCGTGGGGACAGCGCCAGACAGGGCTGGACCCACGAGGCAGACCTGCTGAATGACGAACGCACCAGCAATGCCGAAGTAGCACACGCCGTTGCCGCTACCGACATGTGCGTGTTGCTGGCCGAGATTGACGGCAAGCTGGCAGGAACGGTGAGCGTGACCTGCGTCGGCAAGGCCTGCGCCTATCTTGGCATGTTGTGCGTCGCCCCGGCTTTGCAGGCCGCAGGCCTTGGCCGTGCCTTGATTGCACAGGCCGAAAGCGTTGCCTTGCAGCAGTTTGACGCAGCGACCATGGAAATGACCGTGATCGATGCCCGGCCCGAACTGATCGCCTGGTACGAACGGCGCGGTTATGCGCGAACCGGCGAAACCCGCCCCTTCCCGGTGACATATATCAATGGCGTGGCACCTCCCTTTACTATGGTCGTGCTGGAACGAAGCCTGCGCTGA
- a CDS encoding SIMPL domain-containing protein: MKSKFLLAAALAAIVPLSAQAQTMTPAPVVAAGNALLSIAAEGKSTRTPDLAVFNAGVTTQGKTAGAALTENASRMTAVIAALKKAGIAERDIQTSNLSVNPVYGQPKRLPDGSIEEREPVIVGYQATNQVSVRQRKLDQYGKVIDTLVAAGANQVNGPSFQLDDSAAAMDEARIEAMKKARARADLYAKAAGLRVVRVLTISENAGWAPPQPPMLFARADMASAPKSSPVAAGELEVTVTVNVSYELAP, translated from the coding sequence ATGAAGTCCAAGTTCCTTCTCGCCGCCGCCCTTGCGGCTATCGTTCCGCTTTCCGCGCAGGCTCAGACCATGACACCCGCACCGGTCGTTGCTGCTGGCAACGCGCTGCTCAGCATTGCCGCAGAGGGCAAATCCACCCGCACGCCTGATCTGGCCGTGTTCAATGCAGGTGTGACCACACAAGGGAAAACCGCTGGAGCCGCGCTGACAGAAAATGCCAGCCGGATGACCGCCGTGATCGCGGCGCTGAAGAAAGCGGGAATTGCCGAACGCGATATCCAGACCAGCAACCTTTCGGTCAATCCGGTCTATGGCCAGCCCAAACGCCTGCCCGATGGCAGCATCGAAGAGCGCGAACCGGTGATCGTCGGCTATCAGGCCACCAACCAGGTTTCGGTCCGCCAGCGCAAGCTGGACCAATACGGCAAAGTGATCGACACGCTGGTTGCTGCCGGTGCCAATCAGGTGAACGGTCCGTCCTTCCAGCTTGATGACAGCGCCGCCGCCATGGACGAAGCGCGGATCGAAGCGATGAAGAAGGCCCGCGCACGGGCCGATCTTTATGCCAAGGCTGCGGGCCTGCGCGTGGTGCGTGTGCTGACCATCAGCGAAAACGCAGGCTGGGCACCGCCACAGCCGCCCATGCTGTTCGCCCGTGCCGACATGGCTTCTGCGCCGAAGTCCTCCCCCGTTGCGGCAGGGGAACTGGAAGTGACCGTTACCGTCAATGTCAGCTATGAACTGGCACCCTGA
- a CDS encoding phosphoribosylanthranilate isomerase, giving the protein MTDIRLSPAIKICGVHTREALEVTIGARASHVGFNFFPPSPRFLKFADVPALAAQAHGRVIKVGVFVDADDAFLADAVTAAQLDAIQLHGKETPERAAALRARFGKPVWKVVSVAGPGDIAKADAYSGAADFILFDAKTPKDAALPGGLGLVFDWSLLAAYRGALPWGLAGGLSPANVADAVRGTGTTLVDVSSGVENAPGVKDTDRIRTFCFNARNA; this is encoded by the coding sequence ATGACCGACATCAGGCTTTCACCCGCCATCAAGATTTGTGGCGTTCACACCCGCGAAGCGCTGGAAGTCACCATTGGCGCGCGGGCAAGCCATGTGGGATTCAACTTTTTCCCGCCATCGCCGCGTTTTCTGAAATTTGCCGATGTCCCGGCGCTCGCTGCTCAAGCCCACGGGCGCGTGATCAAAGTGGGCGTGTTCGTGGATGCGGACGACGCCTTTCTGGCCGATGCCGTCACCGCAGCCCAGCTTGATGCCATCCAGCTTCACGGCAAGGAAACGCCCGAACGCGCCGCTGCCTTGCGCGCACGCTTTGGCAAGCCGGTGTGGAAAGTGGTGTCGGTGGCAGGGCCGGGCGATATCGCCAAGGCCGATGCCTATTCCGGCGCGGCAGACTTTATCCTGTTCGATGCCAAGACGCCCAAGGATGCGGCCCTGCCCGGCGGCCTTGGCCTTGTGTTCGACTGGAGTCTGCTAGCCGCCTATCGCGGAGCGCTGCCATGGGGCCTTGCCGGTGGCCTTTCGCCCGCCAATGTGGCTGACGCCGTTCGGGGCACCGGCACCACGCTGGTCGACGTGTCATCCGGCGTGGAAAATGCGCCTGGCGTCAAGGACACCGACCGCATACGCACATTCTGCTTCAACGCGCGCAACGCCTGA